A genomic segment from Amygdalobacter nucleatus encodes:
- a CDS encoding DUF3791 domain-containing protein has product MRSEQLEFAIFCIESVAAKLKVNAAKVYVALTEQADILNTYIISEYEVLHTQSKEYIVEDIIDVMQKKGVKL; this is encoded by the coding sequence ATGCGTAGTGAACAATTAGAGTTTGCGATATTTTGTATTGAAAGCGTGGCTGCTAAGTTAAAAGTAAATGCTGCTAAGGTATATGTTGCTTTAACCGAGCAGGCTGATATATTAAATACGTATATAATTTCAGAATATGAGGTTTTACACACGCAATCTAAGGAGTATATAGTAGAAGATATAATAGACGTTATGCAGAAAAAGGGTGTTAAGTTATGA
- a CDS encoding DUF2079 domain-containing protein has product MMEQNFYLPNKGRRRLPFNYPGTWRQLVFCFIAIHFITLSAFMCARVAALSTPTYDMGLFVQMFHYMRRVGLALTTLERDMLLSHFNVHMSPIYYLFLPFFWIWPTAYCLQILQTATVLLALVPLSKLLQNELKLSANWRYTIYLLYVYAPAITGSNFYDLHENCFLPVCLFSLILANWQGNKLKVALFTCLTLAIKEDAMLYVCCLGVYFACKCIASYYQQAKEGAKTWYERSQTSVRLYFKQDKFYFVWQVIVPLVYFALVVYYLNHVGRGAMVNRFDNLLLPGQKGLIAIAFNFILHPVFILKQIFTPDKLRYLLTILLALGGIPLWQKHWFNYLLFGPLVVMNLLSNYSFQHSLIFQYNYGSSALLIYLTALSLANWQTKITNSSNKKRFLKTFTNSLIAVAVCCALIFTSGLLREISYSWRSYHEKLDYYQSLHAKLAAIPRNKVVIADTFLTTDLADISELYDLGYHCDKKADRKIDLVVAFRNGKQTKEIVNQYRRLGYIENKSLSSKDLVVLQKNA; this is encoded by the coding sequence ATGATGGAACAAAATTTTTATTTGCCGAACAAAGGCAGACGTCGTCTGCCTTTTAATTATCCAGGTACATGGCGTCAGCTTGTATTTTGCTTTATAGCCATTCATTTTATTACTTTATCGGCTTTCATGTGCGCCAGGGTGGCTGCTTTGAGTACCCCAACTTACGATATGGGCCTATTTGTGCAGATGTTTCATTACATGCGCAGAGTTGGACTAGCACTTACGACTTTGGAGCGTGACATGCTATTAAGCCATTTTAACGTGCATATGTCGCCCATTTACTACCTGTTTTTGCCCTTTTTCTGGATCTGGCCGACAGCTTATTGCTTACAGATTTTGCAGACAGCTACGGTTTTGTTAGCTCTAGTGCCGTTAAGCAAACTTTTGCAAAATGAGCTGAAATTAAGCGCTAATTGGCGCTACACAATATATCTTCTCTATGTTTATGCACCGGCTATCACAGGCTCCAATTTCTATGACTTACATGAAAATTGCTTTTTGCCAGTTTGCTTATTTAGCTTGATTCTAGCTAATTGGCAGGGCAACAAACTCAAAGTAGCCTTGTTTACCTGCCTGACTTTGGCCATCAAAGAAGATGCCATGCTCTATGTTTGCTGCCTTGGGGTGTATTTTGCTTGCAAGTGTATAGCGAGTTATTATCAGCAGGCTAAGGAAGGAGCGAAAACTTGGTATGAACGAAGCCAAACGAGCGTGCGCTTATATTTTAAGCAGGATAAATTTTACTTTGTGTGGCAAGTTATAGTGCCGTTAGTTTATTTCGCCTTGGTAGTCTATTACCTTAATCATGTGGGGCGCGGGGCGATGGTCAATCGCTTCGATAACTTGCTTTTACCAGGGCAAAAAGGCTTAATTGCGATTGCTTTTAATTTTATCTTACACCCTGTCTTTATTTTGAAGCAGATTTTTACGCCTGACAAATTGCGCTATTTGCTGACCATTCTCTTGGCCCTAGGCGGAATACCTTTATGGCAAAAGCACTGGTTTAATTATCTTTTATTTGGGCCACTTGTTGTGATGAACTTGCTGAGTAATTATTCGTTTCAGCATAGCTTAATTTTTCAATATAACTATGGTTCAAGTGCTTTACTCATTTATTTGACAGCACTTAGTTTGGCCAACTGGCAGACCAAAATAACTAATTCTAGCAATAAAAAGCGCTTCCTAAAAACATTCACAAATAGCTTAATTGCTGTAGCCGTTTGCTGTGCCTTAATATTTACATCTGGCTTATTGCGTGAAATTAGCTATTCCTGGCGAAGCTATCACGAGAAACTAGATTATTACCAAAGCTTGCATGCAAAATTAGCCGCCATTCCTCGAAACAAAGTAGTTATTGCTGACACTTTCCTTACAACAGACTTAGCCGATATAAGCGAGCTATATGACCTAGGCTATCATTGTGACAAAAAAGCAGATCGAAAGATTGATTTGGTCGTTGCTTTCCGAAATGGCAAACAGACCAAGGAAATTGTCAACCAATACCGCCGTTTAGGCTATATTGAAAACAAATCATTGAGTAGCAAAGACCTTGTCGTTTTGCAGAAAAATGCTTGA
- a CDS encoding ATP-binding protein → MAYILRKKYFNQVSPFIGKPVVKVFTGMRRVGKSTLLEMIQSELLIEIPKTNIIHVNLESGQYLSVQTDLDLHQLIQERTKQVQGKIYFFFDEIQLVTHWERVINALRVDYDCDIYITGSNASLLSSDLATLLAGRYVNFEILPFTFSEFVELYQVLNLSVQELFQLYVKIGGMPSLHYFNGEAEASFKYLNDIYNTVVVKDVLEYNAIRDVDLFNRILLFCLENIGQTFSANSLRKYFASEGRKVSVDTILNYLSFCQESYLLKKVPRYDRIGKKLLSVDERYYLTDHGFRQAAGFSNFTNIEHVLENIVYIELLSRGFQVQVGRVNEREIDFIATKQGKTEYYQVSYLLASEETRKREFGVYNAVNDNYPKYVLSMDQIDFSQAGIIHKYLPTFLLEEGV, encoded by the coding sequence ATGGCCTATATCTTGCGCAAAAAATATTTCAATCAAGTTTCCCCTTTCATTGGCAAACCAGTTGTGAAAGTGTTCACAGGTATGCGTAGAGTGGGTAAGTCCACCTTGCTGGAAATGATTCAGTCTGAATTACTGATAGAAATTCCTAAAACGAATATTATTCATGTCAATTTAGAATCTGGCCAATACTTATCTGTCCAAACTGATTTAGACTTACACCAATTAATCCAAGAGAGGACAAAGCAAGTCCAAGGGAAAATATATTTTTTCTTTGATGAAATTCAGTTAGTCACACACTGGGAACGCGTCATCAATGCCTTGAGAGTCGATTATGATTGCGACATCTACATCACTGGCTCCAACGCAAGTTTGTTATCTAGCGACCTTGCCACCTTGCTGGCTGGACGTTACGTCAACTTTGAAATTCTGCCTTTTACTTTTAGCGAATTTGTCGAGCTGTATCAAGTCTTGAATTTAAGCGTTCAAGAGCTGTTTCAATTGTATGTGAAGATAGGCGGTATGCCTTCACTTCATTATTTTAATGGGGAAGCAGAAGCGAGCTTCAAATATTTGAATGACATCTACAACACCGTTGTTGTTAAGGATGTGCTTGAATATAATGCGATTCGTGATGTCGATTTGTTTAACCGCATTTTGCTTTTTTGCTTGGAAAACATTGGTCAGACCTTTTCAGCCAATAGTTTGCGTAAATATTTTGCAAGTGAAGGGCGTAAAGTCTCAGTCGATACGATTCTAAATTACTTAAGTTTTTGTCAGGAATCTTATCTTTTGAAAAAAGTGCCTCGTTATGATCGCATTGGCAAAAAGTTATTGTCAGTCGATGAAAGATACTATCTTACCGACCACGGATTCAGACAGGCAGCTGGCTTTTCGAATTTTACTAATATCGAACATGTTTTAGAAAATATCGTCTATATCGAGCTTTTATCGCGTGGATTTCAAGTGCAAGTAGGGCGGGTGAATGAGAGAGAAATAGACTTCATTGCGACTAAACAGGGTAAAACTGAGTATTACCAAGTATCCTATTTGTTGGCTAGCGAAGAGACTCGTAAGCGAGAATTCGGCGTCTATAATGCTGTTAATGATAATTATCCTAAATATGTTTTGTCCATGGATCAGATTGATTTTTCACAAGCTGGAATTATTCACAAATACTTGCCTACTTTTCTCTTGGAAGAGGGAGTATAG
- a CDS encoding DMT family transporter, which yields MTNNTKTKGMLLAAFGGGLWGFSGVMAQLILDYGISAEWLVSCRMMLGGLCILVYSWLKHDDVLAVFRNKFAITRLVCFAFLGMGFVQYTFFKTIECSTASLATIIQFTAPVMLYVYELIRGYKQLRLLDLSLILAAIFGVVLLVTDGHFSRLNVSSTALFFGLACALGVVLYTLLPQPLIVRYGAAPVVGFGMLIAGAAFQFVSPLYSLNVPLDGKLFAYLFVTITFGTAVAFLAYLQSTMYIPSSMASLFTALEPLLVSVFSIFIFGKCFTVAEITGIVIIIAAILLFSKVSQGQSKVATSNAEPAKTASKD from the coding sequence ATGACAAATAATACAAAAACAAAAGGCATGCTCCTAGCAGCTTTTGGTGGCGGTTTATGGGGCTTTTCTGGCGTTATGGCGCAGCTGATCTTAGATTACGGCATCAGTGCCGAATGGTTGGTCAGTTGCCGTATGATGCTCGGAGGATTGTGTATTTTAGTTTACAGTTGGCTTAAACATGATGATGTCTTGGCTGTTTTCCGAAACAAATTTGCCATCACACGTTTAGTTTGCTTTGCTTTCCTCGGTATGGGCTTTGTGCAGTACACATTCTTCAAGACGATTGAATGTAGCACCGCTTCACTTGCCACCATTATTCAGTTTACAGCTCCAGTTATGTTGTATGTTTATGAATTGATTCGCGGTTATAAGCAGTTAAGATTGCTTGATTTAAGTTTAATCTTGGCTGCTATTTTTGGCGTCGTTCTGCTTGTAACAGATGGCCACTTTAGCCGTTTGAATGTCTCAAGTACCGCCTTGTTCTTCGGCTTAGCTTGCGCTCTTGGCGTAGTGCTTTACACCTTGTTGCCTCAACCTTTAATCGTGCGCTATGGCGCAGCACCAGTTGTCGGCTTTGGCATGCTAATTGCAGGTGCGGCCTTTCAGTTCGTGAGCCCGCTGTATAGCTTGAACGTGCCTTTAGATGGCAAACTCTTTGCTTATTTGTTCGTGACTATTACCTTTGGTACGGCTGTAGCTTTCTTAGCTTACTTGCAAAGTACGATGTACATACCCTCTAGCATGGCGAGCTTGTTTACCGCTTTAGAGCCACTTCTCGTATCTGTATTTTCTATCTTTATTTTTGGCAAATGCTTTACCGTGGCAGAAATTACGGGCATTGTGATTATCATCGCTGCGATTTTGCTCTTCTCCAAAGTCAGCCAGGGCCAAAGCAAAGTAGCAACTTCAAATGCTGAACCAGCTAAAACGGCCTCAAAAGACTGA
- a CDS encoding type II toxin-antitoxin system RelB/DinJ family antitoxin encodes MAKSPTQIRIDSRTKQKAISLFNELGIDMSSAVNIFLRQCILHGGLPFNVELPKFNAETLAAIEEGRRISRDPDTHAYTSVEELKQALLSD; translated from the coding sequence ATGGCTAAAAGTCCTACGCAAATTCGCATTGATTCCCGAACCAAACAAAAAGCAATTTCGCTCTTCAACGAACTAGGCATTGATATGTCCAGTGCTGTGAACATCTTCCTTCGTCAGTGCATTTTACATGGTGGTTTACCTTTTAATGTAGAACTACCGAAGTTTAATGCCGAAACGTTGGCTGCAATAGAAGAAGGCAGAAGAATTTCCAGGGATCCTGACACGCACGCTTATACTTCTGTGGAAGAACTAAAGCAAGCTCTGTTGTCTGACTGA
- a CDS encoding ATP-binding cassette domain-containing protein produces MNFRQCFWRYRRVIFAVLLSTGLSVACISIVPYMTKIVLDSYARLSIKQAVIYSCVYVMAIAMFLLAEYAKKISFNKLQQVYGLDVRTHLFKKILCLPHAVFNQQQAGHYINALTNDLENIYVNYILCYVQLAVSLISLAIYLSYMIYLNLLLALALILACLLALLLPQLLGDRLSVRRREFSQAEAYFIDALNDLLAAHEVYDVNSCPKFSQIFANYNFAFEKEQRSLVDCMALSNIFSASTLYLINIVTFALGLFLVASTQLALSSLIAMLAFVDLVAIPTRDIIYQIINIRSSKHLISKLDKFFVDEPKKSLEAVDFKQLEVRNLDYQIGSFQLPHISLTIEKGKKYLLLGDNASGKSTLLKLLAGELPRPKKMFFLDGLDLAQVDTSQLIYYGANSKAFKASVLENVAISSDKAVSEMAKDVVKAFSDKQVDFNGRNLSQGQQARVALARALNSPKEILLLDEIFANVDAASEQELTHLLLQTDRTLVLISHNRSDVYKELFDKVYCL; encoded by the coding sequence ATGAATTTTAGGCAATGTTTTTGGCGCTATCGGCGAGTTATATTTGCTGTTTTACTTTCGACAGGTTTAAGTGTTGCATGCATATCAATTGTTCCCTATATGACCAAAATTGTCTTAGACAGCTATGCCCGCTTAAGCATTAAGCAAGCAGTTATTTATTCTTGTGTTTATGTTATGGCAATTGCCATGTTTTTGCTGGCTGAATATGCCAAAAAAATTAGCTTCAACAAACTACAACAAGTTTACGGCTTAGATGTGCGAACTCACTTATTTAAGAAGATTTTATGTTTGCCCCATGCTGTGTTTAATCAGCAGCAAGCTGGTCATTATATTAACGCTTTGACCAACGACTTGGAGAACATTTACGTTAATTATATTTTGTGTTATGTCCAGTTAGCAGTTAGTTTGATTTCTTTAGCCATTTACTTGTCATATATGATTTATCTGAATTTATTGTTGGCATTGGCGCTGATTCTAGCTTGTTTGTTGGCATTACTTTTGCCACAGTTACTTGGCGACCGATTAAGCGTTAGGCGACGTGAGTTCAGTCAAGCCGAAGCTTATTTTATAGATGCGCTGAATGATTTGTTAGCTGCGCATGAAGTTTATGATGTAAACAGTTGCCCGAAATTTAGCCAGATATTTGCCAACTATAATTTCGCATTCGAGAAAGAGCAACGTTCCTTAGTAGATTGCATGGCACTGAGCAATATTTTTTCTGCATCTACTTTATACTTAATTAATATCGTTACTTTTGCTTTGGGCCTGTTTTTAGTGGCGAGTACGCAGCTTGCCTTATCTTCACTAATTGCAATGTTGGCCTTTGTCGATTTAGTTGCTATTCCGACGCGGGATATTATTTATCAGATTATCAACATTCGCTCGTCTAAACATTTAATAAGCAAGTTAGATAAATTCTTTGTAGATGAACCTAAAAAGAGCTTAGAAGCGGTTGATTTCAAGCAGCTTGAAGTGCGTAACTTAGATTATCAAATTGGTAGTTTCCAATTACCGCATATCAGTTTAACGATAGAGAAAGGCAAGAAATATCTTTTGCTGGGTGATAATGCTTCGGGCAAATCCACGTTATTAAAATTGTTGGCTGGTGAGTTGCCACGCCCAAAGAAAATGTTTTTCCTAGATGGTTTAGATCTGGCGCAGGTAGATACTAGTCAGCTTATTTATTATGGCGCTAATTCTAAAGCTTTTAAGGCTAGCGTCTTAGAAAATGTGGCAATAAGCTCAGATAAGGCTGTGTCAGAAATGGCAAAGGATGTTGTAAAAGCGTTTAGCGACAAACAAGTTGACTTTAACGGTCGCAATCTAAGTCAAGGTCAGCAAGCTAGAGTTGCCCTGGCTCGGGCTCTTAATTCACCTAAGGAAATTCTTTTGCTAGATGAGATATTTGCCAATGTCGATGCTGCCAGTGAACAGGAATTAACCCATCTTTTGTTGCAAACAGACAGAACCTTGGTCTTGATCAGCCATAATCGCTCAGATGTATACAAGGAATTGTTCGACAAGGTTTATTGTTTATAG
- a CDS encoding SDR family NAD(P)-dependent oxidoreductase, translated as MVSFNLTRNLAGQTIVITGASSGIGKEVALLCAQAGARTILLGRNVERLEEVAHMCGENSEFIVADFAKKADVDSVLARLEQETDIEALINCAGYGLMRPFLELSEVEIQTMFQVNFFATLALTHTVIRKMLQQNKGHIITIASQDAKLPTPEAASYSASKSAILSYMNVLRLELYKTDIHITTVNPGPVATAFFERADKSGGYLQPIKPFLVQPIAVARKIVKAIGTSKREINLPFSLQLADAVYHFFPHLGDYIVAKLFKG; from the coding sequence ATGGTCAGCTTTAACTTGACTCGGAATTTGGCAGGGCAAACAATTGTAATTACAGGCGCAAGCTCAGGCATTGGCAAGGAAGTGGCCTTGTTGTGTGCCCAAGCTGGCGCTAGGACGATCTTACTTGGCCGAAATGTTGAGCGCCTAGAAGAAGTGGCTCATATGTGCGGCGAGAATAGTGAGTTCATTGTTGCAGACTTTGCCAAAAAAGCTGACGTTGATAGTGTGTTAGCTAGATTAGAACAAGAGACAGACATAGAAGCTCTGATTAACTGTGCAGGCTATGGCTTGATGCGCCCTTTCCTTGAATTAAGTGAAGTTGAAATACAAACTATGTTTCAGGTTAATTTCTTTGCCACGCTTGCTTTGACACATACTGTAATTAGAAAGATGCTTCAACAGAACAAAGGGCATATCATCACAATAGCTTCGCAAGATGCTAAATTGCCTACCCCAGAGGCAGCTAGCTATTCAGCTAGCAAGAGCGCTATTTTGTCGTACATGAATGTTTTGCGTTTGGAGCTATATAAGACAGATATTCATATAACAACGGTGAATCCAGGGCCTGTTGCAACAGCGTTCTTCGAGCGCGCGGATAAATCAGGCGGTTATTTGCAACCGATTAAGCCTTTTCTTGTACAACCGATAGCCGTGGCTAGGAAAATTGTCAAAGCAATTGGCACTTCTAAGCGTGAGATTAATCTGCCATTCAGTTTGCAATTAGCAGACGCGGTGTATCATTTCTTCCCACATTTGGGCGATTATATTGTGGCTAAGTTGTTTAAAGGGTAA
- a CDS encoding DUF3791 domain-containing protein: MRANPILLQKKYARVIELFAKQNGLSLEKALFIFYHSVLYQLMSKGVSDMHCMSDAYLASELKDE; the protein is encoded by the coding sequence ATGAGAGCAAATCCCATTTTATTGCAAAAAAAGTATGCCCGTGTGATAGAGCTCTTTGCCAAACAAAATGGCTTGTCGTTAGAAAAGGCACTCTTTATTTTTTATCATTCTGTTTTGTATCAACTTATGAGTAAAGGGGTAAGCGATATGCACTGTATGAGCGATGCCTATTTAGCTTCAGAATTGAAAGATGAATAA
- the gnpA gene encoding 1,3-beta-galactosyl-N-acetylhexosamine phosphorylase — MQQRGLVTIPTDLDAVKETLDVYKRLGADAIRDCDGTEFPDELKNIGAKIYATYYTTRKDNQWAKANLDERQQCYIVTKFTLATSNELSIPLMTGLSPDLLEVNDHDDIKRWWEVIDRSTGDLVAADKWQYEAKTKSVIITDCKLYHEYSVSFLAYLIWDPVHMYNAVVNSWQNVEHQIPFDVRQPKTHAFTLERLRNYLEKHPYVQVVRFTTFFHLFTLVFDELRREKYVDWYGYSFSVSPYILEKFEQKVGYKFRAEYIVDQGYYNNQYRVPSKQYLDFMAFQREEVAALMKEMTDIVHSYGKEAMMFLGDHFIGCEPFMPQFQTAGVDAVVGSVGNGSTLRLISDIPGLKYTEGRFLPYFFPDSFYLGSDPVKEAKVNWVTARRAILRKPIDRIGYGGYIKLAYEHPDFIDYIADVCEEFRELSANVKNCTPFTFKRVAVLNSWGKMRAWGCHMVHHAIYHDKNYGYAGVIEALAGAPFDVNFISFNDILADPNLLKSIDLVINVGDADTAHTGGKIWETPEIGAILREFVANGGAFIGIGEPTAHQYQGRYFQLGSVLGVEEETGLTLNYDKYNQTVLSEHFILEDQLKELDFGRGKLDIFAYPDTKILAMQAKSVQLAVNEYGHGRSVYISSLPYSFANNRLLYRAILWACQAENDLHKWFSTNYNVEVHAYVENGKYCVVNNTYEPQSTTVYRGDGSKFELELAANEIKWYNL, encoded by the coding sequence ATGCAGCAAAGAGGCTTAGTGACGATACCGACAGATTTAGACGCTGTCAAAGAAACTTTAGATGTATATAAGCGATTAGGCGCAGATGCAATTCGCGATTGTGATGGCACAGAATTTCCAGATGAATTGAAGAATATAGGCGCCAAAATTTATGCTACTTATTACACAACCCGTAAGGACAATCAATGGGCAAAAGCGAATTTAGACGAGCGTCAACAGTGCTATATCGTGACGAAGTTTACTTTGGCAACCTCTAACGAGCTTAGTATTCCGCTTATGACAGGCTTAAGCCCTGATTTGTTAGAAGTTAATGACCATGATGATATTAAACGCTGGTGGGAAGTTATCGACCGCTCAACTGGCGATTTAGTAGCAGCCGATAAATGGCAGTACGAGGCCAAAACCAAAAGCGTTATTATCACAGATTGCAAGCTCTACCACGAATACAGCGTCAGCTTCTTAGCCTATCTCATTTGGGATCCAGTCCACATGTACAATGCCGTGGTCAACAGTTGGCAGAATGTTGAACATCAGATACCATTTGATGTTAGACAGCCTAAGACCCATGCTTTTACGTTGGAGCGTTTGCGTAATTACTTAGAGAAACACCCGTATGTACAAGTTGTGCGCTTTACGACTTTCTTCCATCTTTTTACCCTAGTCTTTGATGAACTTAGACGGGAAAAATATGTTGATTGGTACGGCTATTCTTTCTCTGTTAGCCCTTATATTTTAGAGAAATTTGAGCAAAAAGTTGGCTACAAGTTCAGAGCCGAGTATATTGTCGATCAAGGTTACTACAACAACCAATATCGCGTGCCGTCCAAACAGTATCTTGATTTCATGGCTTTCCAAAGGGAAGAAGTAGCTGCTTTAATGAAAGAAATGACGGACATTGTGCATAGCTATGGCAAAGAAGCCATGATGTTCTTAGGCGACCATTTCATCGGTTGCGAGCCGTTTATGCCACAATTCCAGACAGCTGGTGTTGATGCAGTGGTTGGCAGTGTCGGCAATGGTAGCACCTTGCGCTTAATTTCTGATATACCAGGCTTGAAGTACACAGAGGGCCGTTTCTTACCTTACTTTTTCCCAGATAGCTTCTATCTTGGCTCTGACCCGGTCAAAGAGGCCAAAGTGAATTGGGTAACAGCTAGACGAGCTATCTTGCGTAAGCCAATTGACCGTATCGGCTACGGCGGCTATATCAAATTGGCTTATGAACATCCTGATTTCATTGATTATATTGCTGATGTTTGCGAAGAATTTCGTGAGCTTAGCGCCAATGTCAAAAACTGTACACCTTTCACGTTTAAGCGTGTGGCTGTGCTAAATAGCTGGGGCAAGATGCGAGCTTGGGGTTGTCACATGGTACATCATGCAATTTATCATGACAAAAACTATGGCTATGCCGGCGTGATCGAGGCTTTAGCTGGCGCGCCGTTTGACGTCAACTTCATCAGCTTTAACGATATTCTGGCAGATCCTAACTTGTTGAAATCAATCGACCTTGTAATTAACGTGGGTGATGCTGATACAGCCCATACAGGTGGCAAAATCTGGGAAACACCAGAAATTGGGGCGATTTTGCGTGAGTTTGTCGCAAATGGTGGCGCTTTCATTGGCATAGGCGAACCAACAGCGCATCAGTACCAGGGCCGCTATTTCCAATTAGGTAGCGTCTTAGGTGTCGAGGAAGAAACGGGCTTAACTTTGAACTATGACAAATATAATCAGACAGTTTTAAGTGAGCATTTTATCTTAGAAGATCAGCTAAAAGAGCTTGATTTTGGCCGTGGCAAGTTGGATATTTTTGCTTATCCTGATACCAAGATTTTGGCTATGCAAGCAAAATCTGTGCAGTTAGCAGTCAACGAATATGGTCATGGCCGTAGCGTGTATATAAGTAGCTTACCTTACAGCTTTGCGAACAATCGTCTATTGTACCGGGCAATTTTGTGGGCTTGTCAGGCCGAAAACGACTTACACAAATGGTTCAGCACGAATTACAATGTGGAAGTACATGCCTATGTTGAAAATGGCAAATATTGTGTCGTGAATAATACCTATGAGCCACAAAGCACAACTGTTTATCGGGGCGATGGCAGCAAGTTTGAGCTTGAATTAGCTGCTAATGAGATTAAGTGGTATAACCTTTAA